One Nitrospinaceae bacterium genomic region harbors:
- the galF gene encoding nucleotide glucose-1-phosphate uridylyl transferase: MKKALSQLPLDDRAQKNFLRLYENFQAGPCKIADWDSVCSPDEKNLVPYASLKVPDNETVRASLSKVAVCKLNGGLGTSMGCQMPKSTIAVRGNQSFLDLIVDQLCGVEKDFGVKVPLILMNSFYTHEETAKVIEKYHDRLEIKTFQQSKFPRLLADSHQPLREEEFGLGAWYPPGHGDFYSCIFELGFLDQLLKEGREVLFVSNADNLGAVMDPNILTHILDNDIPFLIEMTPKTPADVKGGTIYQDRDQLKLLEIASVPDEHKDEFCSQRKFKVFNTNNIWIHLRHLRNKLQAGPLDLNVIVNRKTVCGKPVIQLETAIGSALECFHGSVGLVVSRDRFMPVKTTNDLLKVQSDLFVLEKGKLFRNPERKQKELPEVQLGSEFTQLKDFQKRISAAPGMLDLDSLEVTGDVRFGDNVKLKGRVQLTAVNEPLVVEDGSTLQDQVVER; this comes from the coding sequence ATGAAAAAAGCGTTGTCGCAACTTCCCCTGGACGACCGGGCTCAGAAGAATTTTCTCCGGTTGTACGAAAATTTTCAGGCGGGTCCCTGTAAAATCGCTGATTGGGACTCCGTCTGTTCCCCGGATGAGAAAAACCTGGTTCCCTATGCATCGTTAAAGGTTCCTGATAATGAGACGGTTCGGGCAAGTCTTTCTAAAGTCGCTGTTTGTAAATTAAACGGCGGTCTGGGGACGAGTATGGGCTGTCAGATGCCAAAGTCCACGATTGCGGTGCGCGGCAATCAATCTTTTCTGGATCTGATTGTCGATCAATTGTGTGGGGTCGAAAAGGATTTCGGCGTCAAAGTGCCCTTGATTTTGATGAACAGTTTTTACACTCATGAGGAAACGGCAAAGGTCATCGAAAAATACCACGATCGTCTGGAAATAAAAACCTTTCAGCAAAGCAAATTTCCGCGGTTGCTGGCGGATTCTCACCAACCGTTGAGGGAAGAGGAGTTTGGCCTTGGTGCCTGGTACCCCCCAGGCCACGGCGATTTTTATTCCTGCATTTTTGAATTGGGATTTCTCGATCAATTGCTCAAAGAGGGCAGGGAGGTTCTGTTTGTTTCCAACGCGGATAATCTTGGCGCGGTCATGGACCCGAATATTCTGACGCATATTCTGGATAACGATATTCCCTTCCTGATCGAAATGACGCCCAAAACTCCGGCGGATGTGAAAGGCGGAACCATCTATCAGGATAGAGATCAGCTCAAGCTTCTGGAAATCGCCAGCGTCCCCGATGAACACAAAGATGAGTTTTGCAGTCAACGCAAGTTCAAGGTGTTCAACACCAACAATATCTGGATTCACCTTCGGCATTTGCGCAACAAACTGCAAGCCGGGCCTTTGGATTTGAACGTGATCGTGAACCGCAAAACCGTTTGCGGGAAGCCGGTGATTCAATTGGAAACCGCCATCGGATCGGCGCTCGAATGTTTTCACGGGTCCGTCGGTCTGGTGGTGTCCCGCGACCGGTTCATGCCGGTCAAGACAACGAACGACCTGTTGAAGGTGCAGTCGGATTTGTTTGTTTTAGAGAAGGGAAAACTGTTCCGCAATCCGGAAAGAAAACAAAAAGAATTGCCCGAAGTGCAGCTGGGAAGCGAGTTCACGCAACTGAAGGATTTCCAGAAGCGGATTTCAGCCGCGCCCGGAATGCTCGATCTGGATTCTCTGGAAGTGACCGGTGATGTCCGTTTTGGCGATAATGTGAAACTCAAGGGAAGGGTGCAGCTGACGGCTGTCAATGAACCGCTGGTTGTTGAAGATGGATCGACTTTGCAGGACCAGGTGGTGGAGCGGTAG
- the nnr gene encoding bifunctional NAD(P)H-hydrate repair enzyme Nnr, with amino-acid sequence MQTILTAAEMQAIDKRSIEKFDIPGAILMENAGRGAVDVLKNESPDLMTKRIVVFAGKGNNGGDGFVMARHLFNMGTDVLVLLLGKISELKADARLNAGIAKNIGVEINEVDAANFKSFDHRLRHSDLIIDAIFGTGLTQPASGFFADVFEKINQLQKCVVSVDIPSGVDSDSGQLIGPHVKADRTLALALLKRSHVTFPAASVMGDIARIDIGIPEKAVAAQTCTVQMTESGDIAQGFKKRPEDAHKGDFGHVLVVAGSLGKGGAAGLTALGALRAGCGLVTLALPESCQKTVEFNPLEAMTVPLPETSNGTLAPAAKDLILEHARGKSSVAVGPGISTDPETIRLLQSVLPDIELPMVLDADAVNGLAESGALKSLKNPELILTPHPKEMSRISGLSTREIQSNRIETACRFARENGIHLVLKGARSIIAFPDGSVFINPTGNPGMATAGSGDVLTGIIAGLIAQKMEIRQAVIAGTYLHGLAGDIFTEKAPEASLIASDLVNNLPESLNRVLS; translated from the coding sequence TTGCAAACCATCCTGACCGCCGCCGAAATGCAGGCCATCGACAAACGCTCCATAGAAAAGTTTGACATTCCAGGAGCTATCCTTATGGAAAATGCCGGCCGCGGGGCGGTTGATGTTCTAAAAAACGAATCTCCCGATCTCATGACAAAAAGGATCGTCGTCTTCGCCGGCAAGGGAAACAATGGAGGCGACGGTTTTGTGATGGCCCGCCACTTGTTCAATATGGGAACAGACGTCTTAGTCCTCCTGCTTGGCAAAATTTCCGAACTGAAAGCCGACGCCAGGCTCAACGCCGGCATCGCTAAAAACATCGGCGTAGAAATCAACGAAGTGGACGCCGCCAATTTCAAATCTTTCGATCACCGCCTGCGCCACTCAGACCTCATCATCGACGCAATATTCGGCACCGGGTTGACCCAGCCTGCCAGCGGCTTTTTTGCGGATGTGTTCGAGAAAATTAACCAACTGCAAAAATGCGTGGTTTCCGTAGACATCCCTTCCGGCGTGGATTCGGACTCCGGCCAGTTGATCGGCCCGCATGTAAAAGCCGATCGGACCCTGGCTCTGGCCCTGTTAAAGCGCAGTCATGTGACCTTCCCCGCCGCCTCGGTGATGGGAGACATCGCAAGGATCGATATCGGCATCCCCGAAAAAGCCGTTGCGGCCCAAACCTGCACCGTTCAAATGACCGAATCCGGCGATATCGCGCAAGGGTTCAAAAAGCGGCCAGAAGACGCCCATAAAGGCGATTTTGGGCACGTGCTGGTCGTTGCCGGATCGCTGGGAAAAGGCGGCGCCGCCGGACTCACGGCGCTTGGCGCTCTCAGGGCCGGATGCGGCCTCGTGACCCTGGCTCTGCCGGAGAGTTGTCAAAAAACCGTGGAATTCAACCCCCTGGAGGCGATGACCGTCCCCCTGCCGGAAACCTCAAATGGGACATTGGCCCCAGCCGCAAAAGACCTGATCCTCGAACACGCCCGCGGGAAATCCTCCGTTGCCGTCGGACCGGGGATTTCCACCGACCCGGAAACCATTCGCCTGTTGCAATCAGTTCTTCCCGACATTGAGCTTCCGATGGTTTTGGATGCCGATGCCGTGAACGGCCTGGCTGAGAGCGGAGCGCTTAAGTCTTTAAAAAACCCTGAACTCATTCTGACTCCGCACCCAAAAGAGATGTCGCGGATCTCAGGTCTGAGCACCCGGGAAATCCAGTCCAACAGAATCGAAACCGCGTGCCGTTTCGCCAGGGAGAATGGCATCCATCTGGTTCTTAAAGGAGCGCGGTCCATCATCGCTTTTCCGGACGGGTCGGTTTTCATCAACCCCACCGGCAATCCGGGAATGGCCACTGCCGGCTCGGGCGACGTCTTAACGGGAATCATCGCCGGGCTCATCGCTCAAAAAATGGAAATCCGGCAGGCGGTGATTGCCGGAACTTACCTGCATGGCCTCGCTGGCGACATTTTTACAGAAAAGGCGCCTGAAGCCAGCCTGATCGCCAGCGACCTGGTAAATAATCTCCCTGAAAGCCTGAACAGGGTCTTATCCTGA
- a CDS encoding tRNA (adenosine(37)-N6)-threonylcarbamoyltransferase complex ATPase subunit type 1 TsaE, producing MAILTNTPEETHELGRQLGKCLKPGDIVLLFGDLGAGKTTLTQGICHGLGLPAGEYIRSPTFTLINEYQGNQPIYHVDLYRLETQEEIENLGLEEILFGKGVTLVEWAEKLHFFGQNQPFLLGNEGRIEVRISYIKENQRSLSIEPVNWAARPTPVFSLQ from the coding sequence ATGGCAATTCTCACGAACACTCCGGAAGAAACCCATGAACTGGGGAGACAGCTCGGCAAATGCCTCAAACCGGGCGATATTGTCCTTTTGTTTGGCGATCTGGGGGCCGGGAAAACCACCCTGACCCAGGGAATTTGCCACGGATTGGGACTCCCTGCGGGGGAATACATCCGCAGCCCCACCTTCACCCTGATCAATGAATATCAGGGAAATCAGCCGATCTACCATGTGGACCTCTACCGGCTGGAAACGCAGGAAGAAATCGAAAACCTGGGATTGGAGGAAATCCTTTTTGGAAAAGGAGTAACCCTCGTCGAATGGGCTGAAAAACTGCATTTTTTCGGCCAGAACCAGCCCTTTTTACTGGGAAATGAGGGACGAATAGAGGTTCGGATTTCCTATATCAAAGAAAACCAGAGATCCCTGTCTATCGAGCCCGTGAACTGGGCGGCTCGACCCACTCCGGTTTTCTCTTTACAATGA
- the lptB gene encoding ABC transporter ATP-binding protein gives MDGLRAINLVKSFRKRTVVKEVTINVQRGETVGLLGPNGAGKTTTFYMVVGLTRPESGQVLLNGEDVTHFPMHLRAIKGMSYLPQEPSVFRKLTVEENIIAVLETQNLSSFERKKRARSLLRELNILHIKNSKAYTLSGGERRRVEISRALATSPTFILLDEPFAGIDPIAVADIQSIISHLKDRGIGVLITDHNVRETLSITDRAYIINEGQIICAGLPSEVAQDEKVKQIYLGNQFSF, from the coding sequence TTGGACGGTTTACGAGCCATCAATTTAGTCAAATCGTTTCGCAAACGGACCGTTGTCAAAGAGGTCACCATCAACGTCCAGCGGGGGGAAACCGTCGGATTGCTGGGGCCCAACGGGGCGGGGAAAACCACCACTTTTTATATGGTTGTGGGTCTCACCCGGCCAGAAAGCGGCCAGGTTCTGCTCAATGGCGAAGACGTGACTCATTTTCCCATGCATTTGCGGGCCATCAAGGGAATGAGTTATCTCCCGCAGGAGCCTTCTGTGTTTCGCAAGCTGACTGTGGAGGAAAACATCATTGCGGTGCTGGAGACCCAGAACCTCTCCAGTTTTGAAAGAAAAAAAAGGGCTCGGTCCTTATTACGGGAGCTGAACATCCTTCATATCAAAAATTCAAAAGCCTACACGCTTTCCGGTGGAGAGCGCAGGAGAGTGGAAATCAGCCGGGCACTGGCCACCTCGCCGACTTTCATCCTGCTGGACGAACCGTTTGCGGGCATCGACCCCATAGCGGTGGCGGACATCCAGTCGATCATCTCCCACTTGAAAGACAGGGGCATCGGAGTACTGATCACGGATCACAACGTCAGGGAAACCTTAAGCATAACGGACAGGGCCTATATCATCAACGAAGGGCAAATCATTTGTGCTGGATTGCCTTCTGAAGTGGCGCAGGATGAAAAAGTAAAGCAGATTTATCTCGGCAATCAATTTTCTTTTTAA
- the rpoN gene encoding RNA polymerase sigma-54 factor — MAMELRLNMKLSQKLVMTPMLQQAIKLLPLARMELAQLVRQEITENPVLEEIQEEEEEDFKTETEGEEKVQEREAPESFDEPVTEPAAPDPEVDWESYFQNNIDQGSSVESYAEPPPIEATYKKDPSLNDHLQWQLDLTVNSELDNFIGQCIIGNIQNDGYLCADLGEIAEIAQVSEDEVLRVLKIIQGFEPTGVGARCLKECLMIQAKALPERNSLMETLIDSYLERLEERNFHKIASELKINVEKILETVKLIREFFPKPGLSYSIEGVDYVTPDLTVVKTEDGYDIALNDEGVPKLRINPFYQNLLNRTNEGQTKEYLENKYRSALWLIKSIDQRRQTIYKVGKSIIKLQQEFLDRGLAYLKPMVLKDVAKDIEMHESTVSRITTNKYIDTPQGIFELKFFFHSGIKSYMGTNLSSIRVRNMIKEVVANEDPKKPLTDDEMVQALMRKNAKIARRTITKYRKELNIPPASKRKKLF; from the coding sequence ATGGCGATGGAATTACGGTTAAATATGAAGTTGAGCCAGAAGCTGGTAATGACTCCCATGCTTCAGCAAGCCATCAAGTTACTGCCCCTCGCTCGCATGGAGCTCGCCCAACTGGTAAGGCAGGAAATCACCGAAAACCCGGTTCTGGAGGAAATTCAGGAGGAAGAAGAAGAGGATTTCAAAACCGAAACGGAAGGTGAAGAAAAAGTTCAGGAAAGAGAAGCTCCAGAAAGCTTCGATGAACCTGTGACCGAACCCGCCGCTCCTGACCCGGAAGTGGACTGGGAAAGTTATTTTCAAAATAATATCGACCAGGGAAGCTCCGTCGAAAGCTATGCGGAGCCGCCCCCCATCGAGGCCACTTATAAGAAAGACCCTTCATTAAACGACCACCTGCAATGGCAACTGGATCTCACCGTAAACTCCGAACTGGATAATTTTATCGGCCAATGCATCATCGGCAACATTCAAAACGATGGCTATCTCTGTGCCGACCTGGGGGAAATCGCCGAAATCGCGCAGGTGTCGGAAGATGAAGTGCTCAGAGTATTGAAAATCATTCAAGGATTTGAGCCGACCGGCGTGGGCGCCCGCTGTTTGAAAGAATGTTTAATGATTCAAGCCAAGGCCCTGCCGGAAAGAAATAGCCTGATGGAAACCCTGATCGATTCCTATCTCGAACGATTGGAAGAACGTAATTTCCATAAGATCGCTTCCGAATTAAAGATCAATGTTGAGAAAATTTTAGAAACGGTAAAGCTGATTCGCGAATTTTTCCCCAAACCCGGATTGTCCTACAGTATCGAAGGCGTCGATTACGTCACCCCCGATCTGACGGTGGTCAAAACCGAAGACGGCTACGACATCGCCTTAAATGACGAAGGGGTCCCCAAACTCAGAATCAACCCGTTTTATCAAAACCTGCTGAACCGCACCAATGAAGGTCAAACCAAAGAATACCTGGAAAACAAATACCGCTCGGCTTTATGGCTGATCAAAAGCATCGACCAGCGGCGGCAGACCATCTATAAAGTGGGCAAGAGCATCATTAAGCTGCAGCAGGAGTTCCTCGATCGCGGTTTGGCCTATCTGAAACCCATGGTCCTGAAGGACGTCGCTAAAGACATCGAAATGCATGAATCCACCGTCAGCCGCATCACCACCAACAAATATATAGACACGCCACAAGGGATCTTCGAGCTCAAATTCTTTTTCCATAGCGGTATAAAATCCTATATGGGAACCAACCTGTCCTCGATCCGGGTCAGAAATATGATCAAAGAGGTGGTCGCCAACGAAGACCCGAAAAAACCCCTCACGGACGATGAAATGGTACAGGCTCTGATGCGGAAAAACGCTAAAATTGCGAGGCGCACCATTACAAAATACCGAAAAGAATTGAACATCCCTCCCGCCAGCAAAAGAAAAAAATTATTTTGA
- a CDS encoding PTS fructose transporter subunit IIA yields MKVSEILKKDFIISDLSGKDKKNVLLELTDFLEKNGAIQNKNVLLSALNEREKLGSTGIGENVAIPHAKSDEIDQILTIFGRCTDGIDFDSLDKKPVYFVWLVIAPSHSTGHHLKALARISRLLKNGQLREGILKARNENEIYSILLDEDSKFI; encoded by the coding sequence ATGAAAGTTAGCGAGATTCTGAAAAAGGATTTCATCATTTCCGATTTATCTGGAAAAGACAAAAAAAATGTCCTTCTGGAATTGACTGATTTCCTGGAGAAAAATGGCGCCATACAAAATAAAAACGTCCTCCTTTCAGCCCTGAACGAGCGGGAAAAACTAGGCAGTACCGGAATCGGCGAAAATGTCGCCATCCCGCACGCAAAATCGGATGAAATCGACCAGATATTGACGATTTTCGGAAGATGCACGGATGGAATCGATTTCGATTCTCTGGACAAAAAACCGGTCTATTTTGTCTGGCTGGTGATCGCGCCATCTCATTCGACAGGACATCATTTAAAAGCATTAGCGCGGATTTCCCGGCTCCTCAAAAATGGACAACTGCGCGAAGGAATCCTAAAGGCCCGAAACGAAAATGAAATTTATTCCATTCTTCTGGATGAAGATTCAAAGTTTATATAA
- the ptsI gene encoding phosphoenolpyruvate-protein phosphotransferase has protein sequence MFNGIALSKGVAIGKAYLLDSSKFCVLKQELNPDQVETEVKRFRHAIELSKLQMQEIKKRASKVADKYAVILDTYTLLLEDEVIVNDTIENIRGNRLNAEWALTETLNKFTKLFNNINDDYLKGKKDDLDLVVHGIIRNLIGHSQEKLSEIDEPVILVSHTLSPSDTIAMPKNLVLGMATEVGGKTSHVAIFASALGIPLVGGIKDLTGQLNSGDQIIIDGIDGRVIVNPSAEQLKHYQKKQENYRHYEQKLLEDIHQPARTLDGVAIKLMANIESPDDLKSLRKYGAEGIGLYRTEFLYLMAKTPPTESELYETFKRVVQEMAPLPVVIRTLDIGMDKTLTDMSSEPENNPALGLRGIRLSLSDPGVFIYQLKAILRASLYGNIKILFPMLSSLEEFSDAKELLETAKNDLKKKQIPFDEEIPVGTMVETPAAAICADHLLKEVDFISIGTNDLIQYLLAVDRTNENVAPLYQPFHPSVLKTLKNIFQAAKNSGKDFSICGELGGDPLATAVLLGLGNHQELSMEPHSIPKVKKIIRKISLEEARQMADHVLGLTSTDEINQFILKEMQSRFPSDFDRGTSFEEKMIPAGKNSH, from the coding sequence GTGTTTAATGGAATTGCATTATCCAAAGGGGTTGCCATCGGCAAGGCCTATCTTCTGGACAGCTCCAAATTCTGCGTCCTGAAGCAGGAACTGAACCCGGATCAGGTGGAAACGGAAGTCAAGCGGTTCCGGCATGCCATTGAACTCTCCAAACTGCAAATGCAGGAAATCAAAAAACGCGCCAGCAAGGTGGCGGACAAATACGCGGTCATCCTCGACACCTACACCCTCCTGTTAGAAGATGAAGTCATCGTCAACGACACCATCGAAAACATCAGAGGCAACCGGTTGAATGCGGAATGGGCCCTCACCGAAACGCTCAACAAATTCACCAAACTATTCAATAATATCAATGACGATTACCTGAAGGGCAAAAAAGACGATCTTGACCTCGTCGTCCACGGGATCATCCGCAACCTGATCGGCCATAGTCAGGAAAAGCTTTCTGAAATAGATGAGCCGGTCATCCTGGTTTCCCACACGTTGAGCCCCTCGGACACCATCGCCATGCCCAAGAATTTAGTTTTGGGGATGGCAACCGAAGTCGGCGGCAAAACTTCGCATGTGGCCATTTTTGCTTCCGCCCTGGGCATCCCCTTAGTCGGTGGAATCAAGGATCTGACCGGGCAATTGAACTCGGGCGACCAGATAATCATCGACGGAATCGACGGACGGGTCATCGTCAACCCTTCAGCGGAACAACTCAAGCACTACCAGAAAAAGCAGGAAAATTACCGCCATTACGAGCAAAAACTTTTAGAAGACATTCATCAACCGGCCCGGACACTGGATGGGGTTGCCATCAAACTCATGGCCAACATCGAATCACCGGACGATCTGAAATCCCTGCGAAAATACGGAGCAGAAGGAATCGGCCTTTACCGGACCGAGTTTCTCTACCTGATGGCCAAGACCCCTCCCACAGAAAGCGAACTCTACGAAACGTTTAAGAGAGTGGTCCAGGAAATGGCTCCTCTGCCAGTGGTCATTCGAACCCTGGACATCGGCATGGATAAAACCCTGACGGATATGAGCAGTGAACCTGAAAATAACCCGGCATTGGGATTGCGGGGTATCCGTCTGTCGCTGTCCGATCCGGGAGTTTTCATCTATCAGCTAAAGGCCATTCTGCGTGCGAGTCTTTATGGAAACATAAAAATCCTGTTTCCCATGCTTTCCTCCCTGGAAGAGTTCAGCGATGCTAAAGAACTTTTAGAAACCGCCAAAAATGATCTGAAGAAAAAACAAATTCCCTTCGATGAAGAGATTCCGGTAGGCACCATGGTAGAAACACCGGCGGCGGCGATTTGTGCCGATCATTTACTGAAAGAAGTCGATTTCATCAGCATTGGAACCAACGATTTGATCCAATATCTTCTTGCCGTGGACCGGACCAATGAAAACGTCGCGCCGCTCTATCAACCCTTTCACCCCTCGGTTCTTAAAACGCTAAAGAATATTTTCCAAGCCGCCAAGAATTCGGGAAAAGATTTCTCCATTTGTGGAGAGCTGGGCGGCGACCCGCTGGCCACCGCCGTCCTGTTGGGTTTAGGGAACCACCAGGAATTGAGCATGGAACCGCATTCCATTCCCAAGGTGAAAAAAATTATCCGCAAAATAAGCCTGGAAGAAGCCCGGCAGATGGCGGATCATGTTCTGGGTCTCACCTCCACCGATGAGATCAACCAATTTATATTGAAAGAAATGCAATCAAGGTTTCCTTCCGATTTTGACCGGGGAACATCCTTTGAAGAAAAAATGATACCAGCAGGGAAAAACTCTCATTAA
- the metK gene encoding S-adenosylmethionine synthase: MNLGNFLFTSESVSEGHPDKVADQISDSILDAILEKDTKARVACETMVTTGFAVVAGEITTDCYIEVPQVVRNTIKNIGYSHSDMGFDFETCGVLVSFDQQSRDIAQGVDDDKHEQGAGDQGMMFGYATNETKELMPMPIMYSHKLVRKLSELRKKGVLPYLRPDSKSQVTVRYEKHKPVAIETVVISTQHQPNVSNKKMRAEITELVINKIIPEKYRQKKIKVHINPTGRFVVGGPHGDCGLTGRKIIVDTYGGFSRHGGGAFSGKDPSKVDRSAAYMARYIAKNLVAAKIADRCEVQLAYAIGVPDPVSVYVETFGTCKVNPDILDNLIRSHFLLKPAGIIKSLDLMKPRYKKTAAYGHFGRSEKEFTWEQTDKAKGLKKDAGL, translated from the coding sequence ATGAATTTAGGCAATTTCCTTTTTACATCGGAGTCGGTTTCCGAGGGCCACCCGGACAAAGTCGCCGACCAGATTTCCGATTCCATTTTAGACGCAATTCTTGAAAAAGACACCAAGGCCCGCGTCGCTTGTGAAACCATGGTGACCACCGGGTTTGCTGTCGTTGCCGGCGAAATCACCACCGATTGCTACATAGAGGTCCCCCAGGTCGTACGAAACACCATCAAAAACATCGGCTACAGCCATTCGGACATGGGCTTCGATTTTGAAACCTGCGGCGTTCTGGTGTCCTTTGATCAGCAATCGCGAGATATCGCCCAGGGCGTCGATGACGACAAACACGAGCAGGGAGCCGGCGATCAGGGAATGATGTTCGGATACGCCACCAATGAGACCAAGGAATTGATGCCCATGCCCATCATGTATTCCCACAAACTGGTTCGCAAGTTGTCGGAACTGAGAAAAAAGGGAGTCCTTCCGTATTTACGGCCAGACAGCAAGTCCCAGGTCACCGTCCGTTACGAAAAACACAAACCCGTCGCTATTGAAACGGTGGTGATCTCCACCCAGCACCAGCCCAATGTTTCAAACAAAAAAATGCGCGCTGAGATCACCGAACTGGTGATCAACAAAATTATTCCGGAAAAGTATCGACAGAAAAAAATCAAGGTTCATATCAATCCAACCGGACGGTTCGTGGTCGGCGGCCCGCACGGCGATTGCGGGTTGACCGGAAGAAAAATCATCGTGGATACCTATGGTGGATTTTCCCGGCACGGCGGCGGCGCTTTCTCCGGAAAAGACCCCTCCAAGGTGGACCGGTCCGCCGCGTATATGGCCCGTTACATCGCCAAAAACCTGGTGGCCGCCAAAATCGCTGACCGTTGTGAAGTCCAGTTGGCTTACGCCATTGGGGTTCCAGATCCCGTTTCCGTCTACGTGGAAACCTTCGGAACCTGCAAAGTCAATCCCGACATACTGGACAATTTGATTCGCTCGCATTTTCTTCTCAAACCCGCAGGCATCATCAAATCTCTGGACTTGATGAAACCTAGATACAAGAAAACGGCAGCATATGGCCATTTTGGGCGTAGCGAAAAAGAATTCACCTGGGAACAAACCGACAAAGCCAAAGGATTAAAAAAAGATGCGGGATTGTGA
- a CDS encoding oxidoreductase, producing MSGDAIKIGIIGAGQNTRKMHLPKLSAIPGVKIHAVANRTLASGEKVAQEFGIPQVKKTWQEIATSGEIDAVVIGTWPHLHCEATCLALESGKHVLCEARMAMNKSEAEQMLRVSKDHPELVAQLVPAPFTFRVDQTITSYIHQNVLGRLFSFQVDYQSASLTPPESPLHWRRNKKYTGMNTMVLGIVYESLLRWLPAAEWVSAVGKVFNDTALNAETGKKETIEVPDYLSVQMQLQNGMLGTFLISETGHCAGTPGVKIFGEQGTLQCEFIPGGKLWIAFREDAQLKEVDIPKESESHWRVEEEFINAIRGKEEVKLTPFATGVEYMKFTEAVILSTQQNGSRIYL from the coding sequence ATGAGTGGTGACGCGATTAAAATAGGAATCATTGGCGCAGGGCAAAATACCCGAAAAATGCACCTGCCGAAATTGTCGGCCATTCCAGGCGTCAAAATACACGCCGTCGCCAACCGCACTCTCGCGTCCGGGGAAAAAGTGGCGCAGGAATTCGGCATTCCACAAGTTAAGAAAACCTGGCAGGAAATTGCCACATCCGGGGAAATCGACGCCGTGGTCATCGGAACCTGGCCGCACCTTCACTGCGAGGCCACCTGCCTGGCGCTGGAATCGGGAAAACACGTCCTCTGCGAAGCCAGGATGGCCATGAACAAGTCGGAAGCGGAACAAATGCTCCGCGTCTCGAAGGACCATCCAGAGCTGGTCGCTCAGTTGGTCCCCGCGCCCTTCACCTTTCGCGTAGACCAGACCATCACCAGCTACATTCATCAAAACGTTCTGGGGCGGCTTTTTTCGTTTCAGGTGGATTACCAGTCCGCTTCCCTAACTCCTCCCGAAAGCCCCCTTCACTGGAGGAGAAATAAAAAATATACCGGAATGAACACCATGGTCCTGGGGATCGTTTATGAGTCCCTTCTACGTTGGCTTCCTGCGGCTGAATGGGTGAGCGCCGTAGGTAAAGTCTTTAACGACACCGCCCTGAATGCAGAAACCGGAAAAAAAGAAACGATCGAGGTTCCTGATTATTTATCCGTGCAAATGCAATTGCAAAACGGCATGCTGGGGACCTTCCTCATCAGCGAGACCGGGCATTGTGCCGGGACACCTGGGGTAAAAATTTTTGGCGAGCAGGGGACGCTTCAGTGCGAATTCATTCCAGGGGGAAAATTGTGGATCGCCTTTCGGGAGGATGCGCAATTAAAGGAAGTCGATATCCCCAAGGAGAGCGAAAGCCATTGGCGGGTGGAAGAGGAATTCATCAATGCCATTCGCGGCAAAGAAGAAGTCAAACTCACCCCATTTGCAACCGGCGTCGAGTATATGAAGTTCACGGAGGCTGTGATCCTGAGCACCCAGCAAAACGGCTCCCGCATCTATCTATGA
- the nfi gene encoding endonuclease V: protein MKVHNLHAWNVSPKQATEIQKGLASKIRLTGSRTPPAIVAGADISFTKHSSRAFAGIVLLEFPSLKVVNELALEDELTFPYVPGLLSFREAPILLKLFCEVTPAPDLLFFDGQGLAHPRKFGLACHLGLILDRPAIGCAKTKLTGEYKEPGLAKGSCSDLLDNDQNVGAVLRSRENCNPIFVSVGHKIDINTAIQRTLECTTRYRIPEPTRLAHHLVNRVRKKSTE from the coding sequence ATGAAGGTGCACAACCTGCATGCCTGGAACGTATCTCCCAAACAAGCAACTGAAATCCAGAAGGGATTGGCGTCGAAGATCCGCTTGACGGGAAGCCGCACCCCCCCGGCCATCGTCGCCGGAGCCGATATCAGTTTCACGAAACATTCATCGCGTGCATTCGCTGGCATCGTGCTCCTGGAATTTCCTTCCTTAAAGGTAGTGAACGAGTTGGCGCTTGAAGATGAACTGACCTTCCCTTACGTTCCCGGCCTGCTTTCTTTTCGAGAAGCGCCGATTCTGCTGAAGTTGTTCTGCGAGGTAACCCCTGCCCCGGATTTACTTTTTTTCGACGGCCAGGGACTGGCGCATCCGAGAAAGTTTGGTCTCGCCTGCCACCTGGGATTGATTCTGGATCGTCCGGCCATTGGCTGCGCCAAGACAAAACTGACTGGGGAATACAAGGAGCCGGGTCTGGCGAAGGGATCTTGTTCCGACCTTTTGGACAACGACCAAAACGTGGGTGCGGTCCTTCGGTCCCGTGAAAACTGCAATCCGATTTTCGTTTCTGTAGGCCACAAAATAGATATCAACACCGCCATCCAAAGAACCTTGGAATGCACCACCCGCTACCGCATTCCCGAACCAACCCGGCTCGCACATCACCTGGTGAACAGGGTGCGAAAGAAATCCACGGAATAA